In Erigeron canadensis isolate Cc75 chromosome 7, C_canadensis_v1, whole genome shotgun sequence, one DNA window encodes the following:
- the LOC122607357 gene encoding uncharacterized protein LOC122607357, with the protein MANILLQKLILTIFVTLSILPTISFSKQTQTIYEILRSNGLPMGLLPKGVTNYTIDDSGLFEVHLEQACNSKFENELHYDRNVSGRLTFGQIDGVSGISAQDLFMWFNVKEIRVDIPSSGLIYFDVGVVHKQFSLASFDTPRDCLASVMDNGDQIITEMVPKKLSRKLGHQMRHYEEHSTVVL; encoded by the exons atggcaAATATCTTGTTACAAAAACTTATATTAACAATATTTGTCACACTATCTATATTACCAACTATTTCATTTTCCAAACAAACacaaactatatatgaaatccTTAGATCAAATGGCTTACCAATGGGCTTATTACCCAAAGGTGTGACAAACTACACTATCGATGATTCGGGCCTTTTCGAGGTCCATTTAGAACAAGCTTGtaattcaaaatttgaaaatgagttaCATTATGATAGAAATGTGTCAGGGAGGTTGACTTTTGGTCAAATTGATGGTGTTTCTGGGATTTCAGCACAAGATTTGTTTATGTGGTTTAATGTTAAAGAAATTCGGGTCGATATACCAAGTTCTGGGCTTATTTATTTTGATGTTGGTGTTGTTCATAAGCAGTTTTCTTTGGCATCTTTTGATACACCAAGAGATTGTTTAGCTTCTGTTATGGATAATGGTGATCAGATTATTACTGAAATGGTGCCCAAG AAGCTATCAAGAAAACTGGGACACCAAATGCGCCACTATGAAGAACATTCAACGGTGGTTTTATGA
- the LOC122607005 gene encoding probable sodium/metabolite cotransporter BASS3, chloroplastic — protein MASSISHLSVSPPLISHSNTIKHKPHKIFTNFMKNNPRFRSPAIKNGAGGGAASAFACSTSYPFIGKVGLHRREGNFNMLSYGTNYNTGSTVAVKTDVSQILSAALPFVVAVTAVAALSQPLTFTWVSKELYAPALGGIMLSIGIKLSIEDFMLAFKRPLPLTLGFLAQYVLKPALGVFVARSFGMSPIFYAGFVLMSCVAGAQLSSYASFLSNGDVALSILLTSSSTIASVLVTPLLTGLLIGSVVPVDAIAMSKSILQVVLLPVTLGLALNTYAKPVVSILQPVMPFVAMFCTSICIGSPLAINRSQILSTEGLKLVWPVLTFHAVAFTFGYWISKLPFCRQEEEVSRTISLCTGMQSSTLAGLLATQFLGSSQAVPPACSVVAMAIMGLCLASFWGNGFRIRDLPYVFIRQTDSTVSQ, from the exons ATGGCGTCATCAATTTCACACCTTTCAGTATCCCCGCCACTAATTTCACACTCAAACACCATAAAACATAAACCCCACAAAATTTTCACAAACTTTATGAAAAATAACCCAAGATTTCGTTCTCCGGCGATCAAGAACGGCGCCGGCGGTGGTGCGGCGTCAGCTTTTGCGTGTTCTACGTCATACCCTTTTATTGGGAAAGTGGGGTTGCATAGAAGAGAAGGAAATTTCAATATGTTATCTTATGGTACAAACTATAATACAGGATCAACGGTTGCCGTGAAAACTGACGTGTCACAGATTTTATCGGCGGCGTTGCCGTTTGTGGTGGCGGTTACGGCGGTTGCTGCGTTGTCTCAGCCTTTGACATTCACTTG GGTGTCAAAGGAACTTTATGCTCCAGCACTTGGTGGAATCATGTTATCAATTGGTATTAAGCTTTCTATTGAAGATTTCATGCTTGCTTTTAAAAG acCTTTACCGTTAACTTTGGGGTTTCTTGCTCAATATGTGTTGAAACCGGCTTTAGGGGTATTTGTGGCACGATCATTTGGGATGTCCCCCATTTTCTATGCCGGGTTTGTGTTAATGTCGTGTGTTGCAGGAGCTCAGTTGTCTAGTTATGCTAGTTTTTTGAGCAACGGGGATGTAGCTTTGAGCATTCTCTTAACGAGTTCAAGTACTATTGCCTCTGTTCTTGTTACCCCTCTTTTAACCGGTCTTCTTATTGGATCAGTTGTCCCGGTGGATGCTATAGCAATGTCTAAATCAATCTTGCAG GTTGTTCTTCTTCCAGTCACACTCGGCTTAGCACTTAATACATATGCAAAACCAGTTGTATCTATTCTTCAACCCGTGATGCCATTTGTAGCTATGTTTTGTACTTCAATTTGTATTGGCAGTCCGTTAGCTATTAACCGTAGCCAAATTCTGTCAACAGAAGGTCTGAAGTTGGTTTGGCCTGTATTGACGTTTCATGCAGTTGCATTTACCTTCGGTTATTGGATTTCCAAACTTCCGTTCTGTAG GCAAGAGGAGGAAGTAAGCAGAACGATTTCACTATGCACAGGAATGCAGAGCTCGACATTGGCAGGACTCCTTGCAACCCAATTCCTGGGAAGTAGCCAAGCAGTTCCACCTGCATGTTCAGTGGTCGCAATGGCAATAATGGGACTCTGCCTGGCTTCTTTTTGGGGCAATGGTTTTCGAATCAGAGACTTACCGTATGTTTTCATCCGACAAACCGATTCAACCGTTAGCCAATGA
- the LOC122608088 gene encoding transcription factor IBH1 — MSSHDNQKSLIPTNPTNTHLKIQLAYQFLHNLNNLNTKRSNFDNTQLKINKRSHRVKIAAYASMASVVGTRRAWSRTILWRIRTRGTLTRNKKRVDHKTSRVRVHNRVHKRRNPNCLNPKREYVVDPFGNSGQEVKLRKLVPGSEKMDACCLLDETADYIKCLATQVEVMRTLVDFYSTI, encoded by the coding sequence ATGTCTTCACATGATAATCAAAAATCACTCATACCCACAAATCCTACTAATACCCATCTCAAGATCCAACTTGCCTATCAATTTCTTCACAATCTAAACAATCTTAACACAAAAAGATCAAATTTTGACAACACCCAATTGAAGATCAATAAAAGATCTCATCGTGTCAAGATCGCGGCCTATGCGTCAATGGCTTCCGTGGTAGGGACAAGAAGAGCTTGGAGCCGCACGATTTTATGGAGGATTAGAACCCGAGGCACGTTAACAAGAAACAAGAAACGGGTTGATCATAAAACTAGCCGTGTTCGTGTTCATAACCGTGTTCACAAGAGAAGAAACCCTAATTGTTTAAACCCTAAAAGAGAATACGTTGTTGACCCGTTTGGGAATTCGGGTCAAGAAGTGAAGCTGAGGAAGCTTGTGCCTGGTTCTGAAAAAATGGATGCATGTTGTTTGTTGGATGAAACTGCTGATTATATTAAGTGTCTTGCTACTCAGGTAGAGGTCATGAGAACTTTGGTTGATTTCTATTCTACCatctaa